GGCTGAGTCACACAGCAGACTCGCACCGCTTTATGTAGAAGAAACACCACCTCCGATAATATTAATGGTAAAGAGATACTATTTAATGATAAATCTTCAGTTGTTTAGTCTCCTCCACTAAAAGGCAGTGAAATACACAGCGAGGCTAATTTACCTGTAGGGAAGCGTAGTCACGGGCCAGCATTAGCGTCATAGCACCCAGCCAGGCTTATGGGTTAACTTGCTTCAGGTTAGCACACTCCCAGCTTGCTGACCTAAGGCCTTTGATATGTCACAgaactaatttactttctttgagaTTTGCACACCACTGGCCTTGGGGAGTGTAGGACCAGAACTTTCCCAGGCCAAAGAGGCCAACAAGTCTGTCTGAGGCTGCCTCAGCTTTCTTAGAGCTAAAACATCTTTTagcaaaatgtttttctctttttaaggtcACATAAATGACTTTACTGACCATCCTCTGTGCATCTGCAGCCCCTGCCTTCCTTTGCAGAAAGAACAGAGTATTCTTGCACAACCCCCAAAGTACCAAGCAACCAGACCTTCTTGCACCATCCCATCCCCGCCCTCACTTCCCTACCCCGCGGGGCACCAAGGAACTTCTAGAACTTCCTGCACCGAGAGAACTCTGTAGCTGGCCTCATGGAGTCTGCAGGTAATCAAAAAATGCCACAGACCACTGCACTCCCTTAACTGATTAAATCTCGTTAAAAATCTCTGGGCCATGCAGAAACCTCAGAGTTGGCTTTTGGACAAGGCTCTGTCTTCTCCCCAGGGGGCCAGCTACCTGAATAAAGTTCATGTTCCTTTCCAGTCAATAGTCATCTCTTGAGAACTGGCCTTTCAGGCAGTCGAGCTTGGGTTCGGTAACATTACTTATGTTCTCTAATCCTAAAACTCTTTGGTCACCATCTTCGCCTCAATCAGGTAGGATTCTCGCTAGCTTTGCTCATTCCTAGCCCTGTATGCTTCCTCTCTTCAAGTGCTGGCCAAGCTCCATGACAATGCCATACGCTTCGATGGGGCTATTCGTTGCAACTCTAACCACCAACAAATATCTAGAAGGCACAAACCTTATACAAAGACTGTATTCAGCCTGCTTGTACTGGCCTGGAACCAACCAGGAAAGTCACAAATTGTCTGTACCTCCATTCCTCTAGCTGTAAAACGCCCCACTGAAAGGCAGACCTTGTCACATTCAATTTGGACCATGTCCAGTCAGCACATGCAAAAGGCTCCTTGGGAGAAGGAACAGTTTCTTTGGTGATATTTTCCCTGGTCTGGGGGAACTTAACAACTTAGTTGGAAAGACAGAAACACATCAGATGTTAAAGTGATATGTGCAAGGGGCCCatggtggctccgttggttgggcatctgccttcggctcagggtcctgggactgagctctgcatagtactccctgctcagcagggagcctgcttctccctccctctctgctgccactcctcctgcttgtgctgtctctgtcaaagaaaaggaaaaaaaagaaaaaaaagacacaataaaaaaataaattaaaaaaagaaaagagaataactaaagcaaaaaactaaatttaaaaaataaaataaaataaagtgatgtCCACACAGGACTAATGGGAGAAATAAGAAACCttaatcctggggcacctgggtggctcagtgggttaaagcctcagccttcagctcaggtcatgatctcaggatcctgggatggagtcctgcatcaggctctctgctcagcggggagcctgcttccccctctctctctgcctgcctctctgcctgtcaaataaataaataaataaataaataaatcttaaaaaaaaaaaaaacaaaacaaacaaccttaATCCTGATATACTGCAAATTCACTGTGTTACCCTGGCAAATGGCATGACATCTTAAGGCTTCATGCCTTACTTGTAACATGAGGGGATTGGAGTGGATGACAATGAAGAGGATAGAAATGTACCGAGCACTTATGTACCAAGCCCTACAGTAAGCACTGAACAAGGATTAATACACTGAAATCTGCTGTGAGGTAGAGACCactattcctattttatagataatacATGAGATCCTTTCAACTCCAACAGAATTATGTGATTTCAAGTTAAGTAATATGGTAAACTACATTCTCCAAAGGTGGCGACAATATTTCCCATCCCACCTGATCTTAAAGTGTGACTCTGATACTCCTGCCTTGGAGAGGTGGGTCTATGTCTTCTCTCACTGAACTGGGGTGGGCTTGTGACTGGAGAAAGCAATGTTATGTGACTTCTGAGGCTAGATCACAAAAGCCAATCTCTCTGATACTGGTTTCCCATTGCAGCACAACAGATTACCCACAAACTTAATGGCTTATATCTTATACCCACTTATTAGCTCGGTTCATAAGTCAGAATTATAGGCACAGCATGGCTGGGTTCTCTGTTCATAGTCTCAAAAGGATGAATTAAAGGTATTGTCTGAACTGAGTTCTCAGAGGGTCTAGGGGAAAATATGCTTACAAGCTCCCAacgttgttggcagaattcagttctttgTGGTTGTAGGACTTGAGTTCTACCTGTCCTTGCTGGCTGTCAGTGGGGGCTGCACCCAGCTCCTAAAGGCTACCCAAATTCCTTGCTAACATGGCCACCTCCACCCTCAAAGTCAGCTGCAGATAATCTCCCTCACATCTAATCCCTCTCACATTTCAAATATCTGACATCCTCTGTCCCTGGCTTCTAGAATGGACCCAGATTGAAATGCCTCAAGCGATTAGATCAGGCCCACGTGCAGACTCTCCCTATCTTAAGGTCAACTGATTTGGGATTTACTTACACCTGCAAAATCCCTTGTGTCATAATCGTGGGAGTGAAATCTAATCATATTCATAGATTCCACCCAAATCAAGGGGAGGTATGCCAGGGCAAGGGTCACTGGGGGTaaaattctgcctaccacataGCTTCTATTTTATTCTCCTGTTACACTTATTTTTGGAGCTCAGCCTTCATACTGTGAGGAAGTATAAGCAGCTTGTGGAAAGGAGCAGAGGCCTCCCCGCCAACAGTCTCAGCTGAGCACCTGGCCAACAAGCAGTGTTAACTTGTTAGCCGTATTAGTAAGCCATTTTGAAAGTCCATCTTCCAGCCCTAAACTGAGCTGCTCCAAGTGGTGATAAAGACAGTTACTGAGTTCCACCAATTGTGCAAATTTGTGAGTAAAATAAAGGACTGTTGTCAGCCACTAAGTTCTAGGGTGATCTATTACACAGCAATAGGTAATCAAAGTGAAGTAACAACCCAAGTGAGAAGATCTACAAGTACTAAAAGTTTTTTTGCAGATAGGAGTGGTAACCTATCTTTCTTTTAGGACACTGGGGGATCGAGCATCTGACAGTATAGGCCTAAAATGTCTTTCAATTCATGGTGGCTGATTTGTTTATTCAAACTTACACTGAACTAATTTATACTAGTATACCAGTCATCTCTATTTGGAAGCCcagcatttttaaaaggttatctAAAAATTATGCTGTTTTCCTTTTGAGCAATGGTTATACCATATATTCTAAGCTACAGCTGAGAAACATTTGGGATGTAAATAAAGATAAtgaatgtattaatttttaaagataccaTGGTCTTGTTCATAAATCACTAAAGTATTAGTTACCTCAATGTATACTTAATTACTTTTCAAGTTATTTTcaattagaaaaaatagaaaacacatggaaagtatatgtgctgccgaagcgagcacagaaAACACATGGAAAGTAATCATCAGTTTTGTCATTAAGAATTTTAATCAATGGATATTAACTATTAGGTGAACGACTGTTGGAGTAGAACTTCCATAAACTCAAAGAGAGTTTGGATTATTTGTTGATTACAGAGGGGAGAAACCTGGCAGAAAAAGCcttaacaaaatcaaacaaaaaatcaaacttaGTATCACCAATGATAGAACAAAGTAACATCATGTGCCTTCCACTGTGATGCACTAAGGATACACCATCACATGCGTAGTATACATGCCTCCAAATGTTTATTTATGAGAAAACATATAAATCCAAATTAAGGATATTCTGAAAAACCACTGACTTGCACTTTTCGCAAAAATTTCAgtgtcataaaaagaaaaaaggcgggacgcctgggtggctcagtgggttaagccgctgccttcagctcgggtcatgatcccagagtcctgggatcgagtcccgcatggtctccttgctcggcagggagcctgcttctctctccacctctgcctgcctgtgtgctctctctctccttctctctgacaaataaataaaatatttaaaaaaaaaatgctgggaaCTCCTCTACACTAAGGAAGATTAATCTAAAAGAGGTAACTAAATGTGAATCTTGACTGGATCTCCCCTCTCCCGccaaaaaactaaagaaacagccacaattctaaaatttaagtATGCACTTCATATTAAATAGTACTGTACATAAAAGTATCTGAGTGGATTATTGTACTGTGATTAAGTAGGGGAATGTCCTTGTTAAGAGCCAGAGGCGGAAATGTTTAGGGGTGAAACGTCACTATAGCTGCAACACTAAGGCAAATTGTGTAAGGATTAAATTTGTGTACCTGGCTGAAGAATGTTGTATCACATCTAGTCCACACTGCCCACAAACCGGGCAGAACAATCAAAGCTTCCTTTTGGATACCGAGGAGAAGAACACAACTGGACACTCACCTCCCTGGGTGGCGCACGGAGCTCTGGGAATTTTACGGTGGTCTCAGCACAAGGGTGAGCGGAGGATGAGGCTGCCAAAGAAACAGAAGTACACGCACACACGACAGGGTTCACGCGAGGCACACTTTATGGCCGTCCTGCTCAGGCGTGACGGTGAGGCCACGCCTCTCGCCCCTAAAGTCGTACCTGACAGCCGCGTGTGCCAGTCCAACACACTTTACGGCAGTCACGGGAAGGCGCGAGGGTGTGGCTATACCTCCCGCGCAACAGGCACGCACGACAGCCGCACATGCTGTGTGGAGCGCTTTATGGCAACCACGCAAAGGCGCGAGGTCACGGGACCGTGCTGTGCGGAGTAGGCTCTGCGTCCTGCGTCATCGTGGTTTGGCTGTTATTTTGTTGGTGCTCTCATGCCTTGGAGATCATGGTGATGGTGGAGGCCCTGTGGCGGAGTGCGAGGGACTATATGAAGACCAAGGAGTTCCGGAACTACCTGGCCAGCACTCACTTCTGGGGTCCCGTGGCCAACCATGGCCTTCCGCTGGCTGCCTTTAAGGACATGAACGCATCACCTGAAATCATTAGTAGCCGTATGACAATAGCGCTTATCTACTCGATGGCCTTCCTGCATTTCGCCTACCGTCTACAGCCTCGAAACCTGCTGCTGTTCGTGTGCCACAGCATCAATGTTGTGGCGCAGAGTGTGCGGCTGAGCCGCTACCGGAATTACTACTACGGCGGAGGCGCGTCGGCGGCTGTTGGTACCACCGCTGCCACCGCCCCCGATCCCACCAGCGGTCCTGTACCTGTTAGCGACCTTGAGGATGACAACTCCTGCTAGGCAGCCGCCAGCCCAACCCGTGGTCCCAGAAGCGTGACTGAGAGGGCCCAATTGAAACTTTGCAGCTtgcgagggcgcctgggtggctcagtgggttaagcctctgccttcggctcaggtcatgatcttggggtcctgggatcgagccccacattgggctctcagctcagcgggaagcctgcttcccttcctctctctctgcctacttgtgatctctctctctgtccaataaataaataaaatcttaaaaaaaaaaaaggaaactttgcAGCTTGCAAACACTGAACTGTTCTCCCTACAGAGACCAGTGAAGTTTGGTTTTTACTCTAATAAAACTGCGAGTCTGACTGAAACCTGCAGTTTggttaataaagagaaaatagcGCAGAACTGAAGGTGTTGAGTGTTGTTTATTTCGTGATCTGGAAATACAATGTTCTTAGGTGGGCGTAGATTGGCTGGTCTTCCTCTTCACGGGACCTGCACCTTGAGGGTTAGTTTTTACAGGGGAGGAAGAGTGAATGAGAGCGTTCCTGAGAtggtgttttgtttcttgttttgggTGTCCAGGTCAAATAATGCTTGGTAgcatacatgatttttaaaacttggtaCAGGCGCCTGCGTGGTTtaagtcattaagagtctgccatcagctcagggcatgatcccagggtccagggattgagccccacgttgggctccctgctcgtggagaagcctgcttctccctctcccacttcccccgcttgtgttccctctctcgctgtgtctctgtctgtcaaataaattaaaaaaatcttaaaaaaaaaaaaaaaaagcttggtaCAGGCATTAATCTCTTTCCAGCAAAAATAAGTCAGGGGCTATTGCGACTGAGGGAAATAGTTCGAAGTGGgtttaaatgaattcagtgaaatccaatttaggcttttaaaaagtacttattaAGAGAACCTAGAATCTCTTGGTGATTGGATAGCAATTAAAGAATCTACTGTGGAAACAGGATAAACAAACCTGAGTTTAGTTGCTGTCAACCCTGGATTCTaggtaaatagaaaataaaaatgacaaaatcacaATCGTTTCCTCTTCTTGCCTAAAAATGGGGGAAATGGCAGTCGGTAAAACTGATAAGGCTATTGCCCTGTGGCTAGCTGGGGTTGGGGAAGAGGGTCAACAGCCCCTTAGGAATCTTACGGATGCTAAGGACTTGTCTTAAATCAGGTTACATGAGGTGGGGAAAGAAAAGGGTGGGGCTGTGAGTGTAAGGTCACTGTCTCTGCAGCAGAAGCTGCCTTTTAGGATTTGATGCCAAATCTGCCTCTGGAGGATGCAGGAAGTTCCAGAGGGGTCTACTGGGTAAAGAGTGCTTAAACCCTACTTTTGTTAAAGATTTCGaatgccagggcacctgggtggctcagtcggttaagtggctgccttcggcccactcaggtcatgatcccagggtcccgggattgagccctacatcgggctctctgctcagtggagagcctgcttctccctctccctctgcttgcctccctgcctacttgagcgcgcgctctctctctcttgtcaaataaataaatagtcttaaaaaaaaaaaagatttcaaatgcaaacaagggcccctgggtggcgcagtatgttaagcatctgactcttagtttgggctcaggctgtgatctcagggtcttgagatcaaatcCCCCATCTCACACATAGTCTTCTATAGCGTCATCTGGGAAGTGACATACCATCACTCAGCTGTTTCCTATTGGTCACGTGAACCAACCCCAGTACGTTGTCGGAGGAAAATACAAGGGTGGGAATACCAGAAGGCAGAGATCTTTGGgggggccatcttggaggctggctaCCACATATGgttctgaaataaaatttctcatGCCTTTCTGAAACTCAGAAAGTAATAAAACATGTCAGGTCATCACTCACCTTCCCCCCAAAGATGTCACAAAATGCTCAGTTTACAGTTTTGTGGTCATTACTAACATGAACATATCGTGGAGCATGGGTTTGCGAAGAGGGAAAGTCATCTCTGGAAGATAGTATTTTCGTATTTTAGATAGTTCAGACTACATAATGTAGTAATAAAAACCAGTTCTTCAAGTTTTGAAATGAGTCATAACCTTTTAtcaagatttttattaaaacttgAAAGGAATTTTTCCCTTTACTACTATGTGAGtagaaattcatatatttttagatCTGTCTTACaacatgtattttgtaatttGAGTATATTTCAATCAAAGGCAGGTAGGTTTCTAATTAACCTGGTAAGGGAAAAGTAGGTAATAATCCCTACTGATAATTTCCCATTATTCTACATTTATAATTTAGAGGGCAAAAtgattagagggaaaaaaatccaaaagattccAATGCCTCCAACTCTTAGGCAATGTTCCACTTACAGGATCTAATTTGTAGTATGCCCACCCAAGAGGTCTAACCCTTTGTTGCCTAGGATATTCATGTTTAAAGCCATATAAgtgattaatattttaataaaaatgaggcTTTCAAATCATTAGGGTAACAATCACTTGTAATCTCCCCAAACTATCAAATtacagtcctttctggccttcgCAATTTAACCTGTCTACAGATCTCTTCTGCTACTTTATGAAGCCAATAACATTTTGAATTGGCAGAGCTATTTTTCCAGAAGTTTTTGTTACTGACACACTTTTGTTATTACCTAGAATTCGTGTTTTATACTGAGCTTAATAAGTAACGTCCTTCTCCTTAGGTCCTCTGAGTTCCCTGGAAAAGCACAGGCTAAAATCCGAAGAATTGCCTTACCTTTACAACCATAATGTCAAAACTCTTTTTCTCCTCTAATTCTTTCCACCTACTGTGtcacagggagaggaggagagagtaaATCATATTGCTGGATGGAAACCAGGCCCGTGGAGACGACACAGCCCCGTGTCTACCGGCTACCGCCTCCCCAGTGCCCCTAGAAGTGGAGCTGACCCCCACAAAAATGGGAGGCTACAACTTATTCCAGGGAATTTGACACATAAGTCTTATAGTTTGAATTTAtattgaatttataatttatattgtttACGTCTCGATTATCTTGAAATGAACAGACTGTAATTAAGAACTTTCAAAATACCAGGAGCGCATGTTTGTTGGACAAATTTTATATGGGACAATGCCACAAACAGAAAAGCCGCATTTCTTCTAACCACCCCCTTCGACCTCAATTCCTCTCCCAGTGGTAACACAGCGCAGGAGCCTGGGACAGGCATACAGCTTTCCGGGACCTTTTATTGAAAAAGACTGAGTTTTACAGCATACCATGCAATGTTGAACGTTCTgcttctgttctgtgtgtgttagAGATCCTTCTGTATCCCTGCACCGCAGCATGATGACATTCTTCTTTACAACCACAGAGTACTCTGTGGCTTGGATGCGCTGGGATTTCACCAGTCATCTCTTGATGCCAGGCTCCCGGTGCCACCGTGAGCACCCCCGTGTGTGCATCATGGGCCACGTGCCCAGATTCGTAGAGGAGAGGCCCACAGGCTGACATCCCTG
This region of Meles meles chromosome X, mMelMel3.1 paternal haplotype, whole genome shotgun sequence genomic DNA includes:
- the MPC1L gene encoding mitochondrial pyruvate carrier 1-like protein produces the protein MVEALWRSARDYMKTKEFRNYLASTHFWGPVANHGLPLAAFKDMNASPEIISSRMTIALIYSMAFLHFAYRLQPRNLLLFVCHSINVVAQSVRLSRYRNYYYGGGASAAVGTTAATAPDPTSGPVPVSDLEDDNSC